CCTCGAGGATCATGGACTGCCTCAGACCCTCTGCCTCGAGGATACGGGACCTCTTCTTTCCCTCGGCTTCCAGGATGGCCGCCCTCTTCTGTCCGTCCGCCTCGAGGATGGCTGCACGTCTCTTCCTCTCCGCCGAGGTCTGCTCCTCCATGGAGTCCTTGACCTTCCTAGCGGGGTTGACTTCCCTGATCTCGACGGCCTCGATCTTGACTCCCCACTTGTCGGTGTTCTCATCGAGGATGTCTCTGAGGCTGACGTTGATCTTCTCTCTCGAGGACAGGATCTCGTCGAGCTCCATGTCTCCGATGATGGACCTCAGGGTAGTCTGTGCCAGATTGACGGTTGCGAATCTGTAGTTGGAGACCTCGAAATATGCGTTCTTGGGATCGGTCACCTTGATGTAAATGACCGCATCTACCTCCACGGGGGAGTTGTCCTTCGTGATGACTTCCTGCTTGGGAACGTCCAGGACCTCGGTACGGAGATCCATCTTGACGACCTCGTTGATAAGCGGGAATACCACATTCAGTCCCTGGTTCAGAACCCTGACGAACTTTCCGAGCCTCATATAGATGGCTTGTTCGTAGGGCCTGACGATCTTGATTCCGCTCGATATTACGAGCACCACAGCGATGATCACCACCGCTGTCATGATCATTATCATCTCATCCATTTGAACACCTCATGCTCTGCGGACGTGGACATGCACGCCTTCGCTACTCTCGACTACTACTTCCGTTCCTTCCTCGATGGGCTCGTCGGATGTCGCTGACCAGAGATCGCCGCTGATCCTGACCTTGCCCTTCATATTTCCCATCTCCGTGGCCACCGTGACCACTCCCGTCTTACCGACCAGAGATTCCGCAACCGTTGTCGACGGAGGCTCCGGTTTCGCCAGGTATTGGTAAGCCTTGAGCGTGATCAGAGTCACGGGTATTGCTACGACCAATGCGATCACGGGAGACCAGATGCTCATCAGGATGTCCGGCCAGAAGAGACCGACCACACCGAGGACCAACAGGACCACTCCCGGGATCACGCAGAAGCCGCCTGGTGCGAACACCTCATACACGAGGAACGCTGCACCTGCGATCAGTATTATGCAGGATATCATGAACGGATCCATGGTTCCGTATCAGCATGAGCATAGATTAACCTATTTCTGATAATCAAAGATTATCGAGTACAGTTGAATCGGAAGCCTATCATGCTGTGTCGGCCGCATCGAACTGGCTGATGAAGAGGTCCTTGTAGAATCCGCCCTTCTTCAACAGCTCTTCATGCCTGCCGGTCTCGACGATCTCTCCGTCCCTGACGACAAGGATCAGATCGGCATCCACAATGGTGGATAACCTGTGGGCAATGACGAATGACGTCCTGTTATCCATCATGCGGTCGGTGGCCTGTTTGATGAGCTTCTCGGTCAGCGGGTCCACAGAGCTGGTCGCCTCATCGAGGATTATCATCTTGGGATCGTCGATCATCGCCCTTGCGATGGCTATCTGCTGCTTCTGGCCCACCGATATTGATTCCGCATCACCCATCTTCGTGTCGTAGCCTTGCGGCAACGATGCGACCAGGTGATTGAGGCCGACGGCCTTGCATACCTCATCGAGCTTATTGTCGGTTATGCCTTCGGCATTGAACACGATGTTCTCCCTCAACGTCCCTTCGAACGTCCATGTCTCCTGAAGAACCATTCCGAACAGGCTCCTGACCTGTTCCCTGGTCATTTCCTTGACAGGTATGCCATCGATCAGTATCTCTCCCGAATCTACCTCGTAGAACCTCATGAGGAGGTTTATGAGAGTGGTCTTACCAGCACCGGTCGGTCCTACTATGGCAACCTTCTGCCCGGATTCCACGGAAAGGGACAGATTGTTGATCACCTTCTTCTCATCGTAACCGAAGCTGACGTCCCTGAACTCCACCTTTCCTTTGATGCCCGATATGTCCACAACCTCCCTCTCCTGAGGCATCTCGTCATAGCCCAGGAATATGAACACCCTCTCCGCCGCTGCCGCTACGGACTGCATGCTGACGATGGCATTGGAAATCTGCGAGAAGGCGCTGGTGAACATCTTGACGTAGATCATGAACGCCACGATGACTCCGAAGGTTATCGTTCCGTTCATGTACAGCAGCGCCCCGGCGACACAGATCAGTACGTAGGCCACATTGCTGATCAGACCGCTGAGATATGCTGAGACGCTTCCCAGGAACTGGGACCTGAAAGCGGTGTGCCCAAGCTCGTCGTTGATCTTGTTGAACCTGTCCATGGCCTCCTTCTGGCCTGCGTAGATGGTGACTACAGCATGCCCAGTGTACTGCTCTTCGACAAGTCCGTTCATGGCACCGAGGTTCTTCTGCTGCGACCTGAAGTATTTCTGGGTGCGTTTGGCGATGGTCTTCACCAGGATGAAACCGACAACGGCTATCGCCACTGAGAGTATGGTAAGATGGATGTCCAGGAACACCATCAGGATGAATGCCATGCTCAGAGTCGTTATGGCGGTCACCAAAGACCCTATGCATTGGTTCATAGACATACCGAGCGTGTCCACATCATTGGTGACACGGCTCATCACATCCCCTTTCGATGACTGGTCGAAGTACCTGAGGGGGATCCTGTTCATCTTCCTTGAGATGTCCCTGCGGAACATCTGTGCGCATCTCTGAGACACTGTGGCCATCAGATAGTTCTCGAAGAAATTC
The nucleotide sequence above comes from Methanomassiliicoccales archaeon LGM-RCC1. Encoded proteins:
- a CDS encoding SPFH domain-containing protein, translating into MDEMIMIMTAVVIIAVVLVISSGIKIVRPYEQAIYMRLGKFVRVLNQGLNVVFPLINEVVKMDLRTEVLDVPKQEVITKDNSPVEVDAVIYIKVTDPKNAYFEVSNYRFATVNLAQTTLRSIIGDMELDEILSSREKINVSLRDILDENTDKWGVKIEAVEIREVNPARKVKDSMEEQTSAERKRRAAILEADGQKRAAILEAEGKKRSRILEAEGLRQSMILEAEGKRLATILEGQGEAQKLRILSVGAATMDSKAMSVLSMQTLQKVGEGESSKIFFPMEVTKLVEGVSEYLGTAKNVPDREVSDVDSIRKAVGDPDDVLGPIPSMEDIAAESSKASAEAAKMEDDVLPDDKI
- a CDS encoding NfeD family protein, with product MDPFMISCIILIAGAAFLVYEVFAPGGFCVIPGVVLLVLGVVGLFWPDILMSIWSPVIALVVAIPVTLITLKAYQYLAKPEPPSTTVAESLVGKTGVVTVATEMGNMKGKVRISGDLWSATSDEPIEEGTEVVVESSEGVHVHVRRA
- a CDS encoding ABC transporter ATP-binding protein, with the protein product MMDSKKPENFTEAWKDIFRYIKRYKYLFVVTAALSAISSGLALLGPYYISDMTNLIKEGLETVMDYDSVISIGYLLITIYVVSGLLNFFENYLMATVSQRCAQMFRRDISRKMNRIPLRYFDQSSKGDVMSRVTNDVDTLGMSMNQCIGSLVTAITTLSMAFILMVFLDIHLTILSVAIAVVGFILVKTIAKRTQKYFRSQQKNLGAMNGLVEEQYTGHAVVTIYAGQKEAMDRFNKINDELGHTAFRSQFLGSVSAYLSGLISNVAYVLICVAGALLYMNGTITFGVIVAFMIYVKMFTSAFSQISNAIVSMQSVAAAAERVFIFLGYDEMPQEREVVDISGIKGKVEFRDVSFGYDEKKVINNLSLSVESGQKVAIVGPTGAGKTTLINLLMRFYEVDSGEILIDGIPVKEMTREQVRSLFGMVLQETWTFEGTLRENIVFNAEGITDNKLDEVCKAVGLNHLVASLPQGYDTKMGDAESISVGQKQQIAIARAMIDDPKMIILDEATSSVDPLTEKLIKQATDRMMDNRTSFVIAHRLSTIVDADLILVVRDGEIVETGRHEELLKKGGFYKDLFISQFDAADTA